One genomic window of Solanum dulcamara chromosome 12, daSolDulc1.2, whole genome shotgun sequence includes the following:
- the LOC129876592 gene encoding F-box/LRR-repeat protein At1g67190-like: MEDFPVEVIGNILSRVGAARDLVFASLTCRKWKVAWRNHLHTLAFNLNDWPVYDELTESRLEEIITRTIFQTKALQCLSIILKDDVEFTIAPVISWLIRTSDTLCQLHYNVKTPHLNILEICSRQRLELLDLTDNTISGFPSYLKFPCLRSISLTRVKISTLNLNCLLSACPKVEVLNFVDLDVGTNRPEMSMILSSNSLKDIHLEAFELREIILEANILEKLHLIDCDIRTFELGGKGTLRILVLDEVIISRLDVGKNAENLEIVDIRYFTTSRSYFCRMIVKLSKARRMSLCGVVFEDDNNEFVVSKTTSACFPQLTHLSLAYELGQTLQCGLLGYGQLENVVEVELRWILISHLKSHWIGELLQRCPNLRKLVIGGAVSDVNTPEECHIFAKFTTFITTLMRKYRRVDVQFQFV; the protein is encoded by the coding sequence ATGGAGGATTTTCCTGTCGAGGTCATTGGCAACATATTGTCCCGGGTTGGAGCAGCACGAGATCTTGTTTTTGCATCTTTAACTTGCCGGAAGTGGAAAGTGGCATGGAGGAATCATCTTCATACGCTTGCATTTAATTTGAATGACTGGCCTGTTTATGATGAACTCACGGAGAGCAGACTTGAAGAGATTATAACTCGGACAATTTTCCAGACTAAAGCACTGCAGTGTCTTTCAATAATCTTGAAAGACGATGTTGAGTTCACTATTGCTCCGGTGATTTCTTGGCTAATCCGTACAAGTGATACCTTGTGCCAGTTGCATTACAATGTTAAAACCCCACACCTTAATATACTTGAAATATGTAGTCGCCAGAGACTGGAACTGTTGGATCTGACAGATAATACTATTTCCGGATTTCCTAGTTACCTAAAGTTTCCTTGCTTGAGGTCTATTTCACTAACCCGCGTCAAAATATCAACTTTGAACCTGAATTGTTTGCTCTCTGCCTGCCCCAAAGTTGAGGTTTTAAATTTTGTCGATCTGGATGTTGGTACGAATAGGCCAGAGATGTCAATGATACTGAGTAGTAACTCTCTGAAAGATATCCATCTTGAAGCCTTTGAGTTGAGGGAAATCATTTTGGAGGCTAATATCCTTGAGAAGCTGCACCTAATTGATTGTGACATTCGTACTTTTGAGCTTGGGGGCAAAGGGACATTGAGAATCCTAGTATTGGATGAAGTTATTATCTCCCGTCTTGATGTTGGTAAGAATGCTGAAAATCTTGAGATTGTGGATATCCGCTACTTCACAACATCTCGGTCCTATTTCTGTCGAATGATTGTAAAATTATCAAAGGCTAGAAGGATGAGTCTATGCGGTGTTGTGTTTGAAGATGACAACAATGAGTTTGTGGTGAGCAAGACTACTTCTGCTTGCTTTCCTCAGTTAACTCATTTATCCTTGGCCTATGAACTTGGACAGACACTTCAGTGTGGATTGCTTGGTTATGGTCAATTGGAAAATGTGGTTGAAGTGGAGCTTCGCTGGATATTGATTAGTCACCTTAAATCACATTGGATAGGGGAATTGCTGCAAAGGTGCCCTAATTTGAGGAAGTTGGTCATTGGTGGCGCTGTCTCGGATGTCAACACACCTGAAGAATGTCACATCTTTGCTAAGTTCACAACCTTTATTACAACGCTTATGAGGAAATACCGACGTGTGGATGTTCAGTTTCAATTTGTATAG
- the LOC129876731 gene encoding F-box/LRR-repeat protein At1g67190-like — MEDFPVEVIGNILSRVGAARDLVFASLTCRNWQEAWRNHLHILAFNSNDWHVYDELTESRLEEIITRTILQTNALQCLSIILKDNVKFTMAPVISWLMHTSDTLRQLHYNVKTPHLDILEICSRQRLELLDLSYNTISRFPSYLKFPCLRSLSITRVKISTLNLSCWLSACPKVEVLNLVDLDVGRNSPEMSMILSSNSLKDIRLETFELREIILEANILEKLHLIDCDIRTFELGGKGTLRILVLDEVIISRLDVGKNTENLEIVNVHYFTTSRSYFCRMIVKLSKARRMSLWGVMFEDGNNEFVLSKTTSACFPQLTHLSLAYELGQAFQCGLLGYGQLENVVEVELSWRSISHLKSHWVLELLQRCPNLRKLVIGGTVSDVNTPEACHIFAKFTSFITMLMREYRRVNIQFQFL, encoded by the coding sequence ATGGAGGATTTTCCTGTCGAGGTCATTGGCAACATATTGTCCCGGGTTGGAGCAGCACGAGATCTTGTTTTTGCATCTTTAACTTGCCGGAATTGGCAAGAGGCATGGAGGAATCATCTTCATATACTTGCGTTTAATTCGAACGACTGGCATGTTTATGATGAGCTCACGGAGAGCAGACTTGAAGAGATTATAACTCGGACAATTCTCCAGACTAACGCATTGCAGTGTCTTTCAATAATCTTGAAAGACAATGTTAAGTTCACTATGGCTCCGGTGATTTCTTGGCTAATGCATACGAGTGATACCTTGCGCCAGTTGCATTATAATGTTAAAACCCCACACCTTGATATACTTGAAATATGTAGTCGCCAGAGACTGGAACTGTTGGATCTGTCATATAATACTATTTCCAGGTTTCCTAGTTACCTAAAGTTTCCTTGCTTGAGGTCTCTTTCAATAACCCGTGTCAAAATATCAACTTTGAACCTGAGTTGTTGGCTCTCTGCCTGTCCCAAAGTTGAGGTCTTAAATCTTGTCGATCTGGATGTTGGTAGAAATAGTCCAGAGATGTCAATGATACTGAGTAGCAACTCTCTGAAAGATATCCGTCTTGAAACCTTTGAGTTGAGGGAAATCATTTTGGAGGCTAATATCCTTGAGAAGCTGCACCTAATTGATTGTGACATTCGTACTTTTGAGCTTGGGGGCAAAGGGACATTGAGAATCCTAGTATTGGATGAAGTTATTATCTCCCGTCTTGATGTTGGTAAGAATACTGAAAATCTTGAGATTGTGAATGTCCACTACTTCACAACATCTCGGTCCTATTTCTGTCGTATGATTGTAAAATTATCAAAGGCTAGAAGGATGAGTCTATGGGGTGTTATGTTTGAAGATGGCAACAATGAGTTTGTGTTGAGCAAGACTACTTCTGCTTGCTTtcctcaattaactcatttatccTTGGCCTATGAACTTGGACAGGCTTTTCAGTGTGGATTGCTTGGTTATGGTCAATTGGAAAATGTGGTTGAAGTGGAGCTTAGCTGGAGATCGATTAGTCACCTTAAATCACATTGGGTATTGGAATTGCTGCAAAGGTGCCCTAATTTGAGGAAGTTGGTCATTGGTGGCACTGTCTCGGATGTCAACACACCTGAAGCATGTCATATCTTTGCTAAGTTCACATCCTTCATTACAATGCTTATGAGGGAATACCGACGTGTGAATATTCAGTTTCAATTTCTATAG
- the LOC129875918 gene encoding uncharacterized protein LOC129875918, which yields MGKGLRNRRECNPPGCMFGILHHLNQQHRWHQVRKRLPYIKQAGGKHIVATGDRGSNATATDSSNIPEKIEVKSDDSPIVAKTAAAQHKSSIKSRLKTLITKEILSGKRVQHRRTVSCPIRMPVEQTAPIRYLGPANVDHSPKNRLNDKILQQPQNKYSSVASLLDPPLPEKRKVAVTNNNPCELCAAMNHLKKCNTNKNGKQPITTNFTLRRTQSLYFSERTKNVSVEESKLFLDALDLLNMREELFLQILQDPNSSLAHQLHGTCASKGLTKSVSFPSRLSLEKIASRSSNKSSQDKSQIRGEFLGVARFESAEKLNRHLVNRNEEEVAKGVLTRRESFDKVPPSSPAALKHKRHNSKLVLARFRNLKDKITHALKESRKEKHRIVMDAVLHKVPHGRRSSKDVKPDGHDGYFAESTGKIAHCHPPFSKNRMKSFKRTPSLNDSLDSYSRLLESCFSRDEKQNSSERSSLRASRSPSPARSRPIVLERILSLPDLRHYPSFRIEDTPEASYSETLDTAASTASSSNLNLVATRSNEQKSLDIPLGSEKRTQQDSCSNSKIPEDFLDVSENSDDIGGLKTEENSISVEYNMEDNSATNSTLDKPISTTLPDMIIQEASTIPADLSATEGIAENAFDTNEEEILVDEQTTSLLQIQVDEKNKAEFNYVKDVLNLSGFSGNEFMNLSIFEELGGCFLSQPDCSGYAEESGNYDQLLLFDLINEVLLQLYEKSSLYWPKALTSRSYIHPMLHVGYHLLEEVWKDISWWLSFELENDQSLLDDAASRDLEKGDNWMNLQFDAECVGLELEDLILDDLLDELIFIDVY from the exons ATGGGAAAGGGTTTGAGAAACCGCCGAGAATGTAATCCTCCGGGATGCATGTTTGGGATACTTCATCATTTAAATCAACAACATCGGTGGCATCAAGTCAGGAAACGCCTCCCATACATAAAGCAGGCTGGTGGAAAGCATATCGTTG CGACAGGAGATCGTGGGAGTAATGCAACTGCAACTGATTCTTCTAACATTCCAGAAAAAATAGAAGTCAAATCGGATGATTCCCCT ATTGTAGCAAAAACAGCAGCCGCTCAGCACAAAAGTTCAATAAAGTCTCGTTTAAAAACTTTGATCACAAAAGAGATACTATCTGGAAAAAGAGTCCAACATCGCCGAACTGTGTCCTGTCCTATTAGAATGCCAGTGGAACAAACTGCTCCTATTCGTTATCTAGGTCCTGCAAATGTAGATCATTCTCCAAAAAATCGTTTAAATGACAAGATTTTGCAGCAGCCTCAGAATAAGTATTCTTCCGTTGCTAGTTTGTTAGATCCACCCCTGCCGGAGAAAAGAAAGGTTGCTGTTACCAACAACAACCCATGTGAGTTGTGTGCTGCTATGAATCATTTAAAGAAATGTAATACTAACAAGAACGGGAAGCAACCAATTACTACAAACTTCACTCTTCGTCGTACACAATCACTTTATTTTAGTGAGCGGACTAAAAATGTGTCAGTTGAAGAGTCGAAGCTATTTTTGGATGCTCTTGATTTACTAAACATGAGAGAGGAGTTGTTCCTTCAAATATTACAGGACCCGAATTCTTCATTAGCACATCAGTTACATGGTACATGTGCATCCAAAGGCTTAACCAAGTCCGTGTCATTTCCTTCCCGCCTCTCACTGGAAAAAATTGCCTCCAGGTCAAGCAATAAGAGCAGTCAAGATAAGTCACAAATTAGAGGTGAATTCTTGGGGGTTGCTAGATTTGAATCTGCAGAAAAGTTGAATAGACATTTAGTAAATAGGAACGAGGAGGAAGTCGCAAAAGGTGTGCTGACAAGACGTGAATCATTTGATAAGGTCCCTCCGAGTTCACCTGCTGCGCTCAAACACAAGCGCCACAATAGTAAACTTGTACTAGCACGTTTCAGGAACTTGAAGGATAAAATAACACATGCTCTTAAGGAGAGCCGTAAGGAGAAGCATCGGATTGTTATGGACGCTGTCCTTCATAAGGTTCCACACGGCCGTAGGTCATCCAAGGATGTTAAACCAGATGGACATGACGGATACTTTGCAGAAAGTACCGGTAAAATTGCTCactgtcatcctccatttagcAAAAACCGGATGAAATCCTTTAAAAGAACACCATCGCTCAATGACTCGTTAGACAGTTATAGTAGATTACTTGAATCCTGCTTTAGTAGGGACGAAAAACAGAACAGCTCTGAAAGGTCGAGTTTGAGAGCATCTAGATCACCTTCACCAGCTAGAAGTAGGCCAATAGTCCTGGAGAGGATTCTTTCTTTACCTGATCTTAGGCATTACCCTTCTTTCCGTATTGAGGACACTCCAGAAGCCAGTTATTCAGAAACACTCGATACAGCTGCGTCGACAGCATCCAGCAGTAACTTAAATTTAGTGGCTACCAGGTCCAATGAACAGAAGTCCCTGGATATTCCTTTAGGTTCAGAAAAGAGAACGCAACAAGATTCCTGTTCAAACTCCAAGATTCCAGAAGATTTTCTTGATGTCAGTGAGAATTCCGATGACATTGGTGGACTAAAGACAGAGGAGAACTCTATTTCCGTTGAATACAATATGGAGGACAATTCAGCTACTAATTCCACTTTGGATAAACCGATCTCAACTACTTTGCCTGATATGATAATTCAAGAAGCTAGTACCATTCCAGCAGATCTCTCAGCAACGGAAG GTATAGCAGAAAATGCATTTGataccaatgaagaagaaattctAGTTGATGAACAGACGACAAGTCTATTGCAAATTCAGGTGGACGAAAAAAATAAAGCTGAATTCAATTATGTTAAAGATGTACTGAACCTATCAGGCTTTAGCGGAAATGAATTTATGAACCTTTCAATATTTGAGGAACTGGGAGGATGTTTTCTTTCTCAACCCGACTGTTCAGGATACGCTGAAGAAAGTGGAAACTATGATCAACTTCTTCTGTTTGATTTAATCAATGAGGTCTTACTACAACTTTACGAGAAATCATCATTATACTGGCCAAAGGCATTAACGTCTCGTTCTTATATCCATCCAATGCTACATGTTGGCTACCATCTGCTTGAGGAGGTGTGGAAAGATATAAGCTGGTGGCTCAGTTTCGAACTGGAGAATGATCAATCACTACTTGATGATGCTGCGAGTCGTGATCTAGAAAAAGGGGACAATTGGATGAATCTGCAATTTGATGCAGAATGTGTTGGATTGGAACTCGAGGATCTCATATTAGATGATCTTTTAGACGAGCTAATATTCATTGACGTTTATTAA